In a genomic window of Besnoitia besnoiti strain Bb-Ger1 chromosome XI, whole genome shotgun sequence:
- a CDS encoding prefoldin subunit protein (encoded by transcript BESB_020740), translating into MDVEVTEEAQERICRFSSLNHKFVDLESRIEKLTDDLRTLRDAQEEAMIVIDPSDIMLKIVPGETVEEELERQVTEKQKILDECKEELEKTKKEMGELKTKLYGEFGDRINLDK; encoded by the exons ATGGACGTTGAAGTcaccgaggaggcgcaggagcggaTCTGCCGCTTCAGCAGCCTGAACCACAAGTTCGTTGACCTCGAGTCGCGAATTGAGAAACTCACGGACGACTTACGAACTCTGCGAGATGCTCAGGAAGAAGCGATGATCGTCATCGATCCCAGCGACATCATGCTCAAGATCG TCCCCGGAGAGACAgtcgaggaggagctcgagcgcCAGGTAACAGAGAAACAAAAAATCCTCGATGAGTGCAAAGAGGAGttggagaagacgaagaaagaaaTGGGAGAGCTCAAGACGAAGCTCTACGGCGAATTCGGAGACCGAATCAATCTCGACAAATaa
- a CDS encoding RAP domain-containing protein (encoded by transcript BESB_020750), whose translation MHASVVSAPVSRGWRASALAASLPDSSSSFSASLSSLSTSFPRPSSCLPSSAHLSSCFCRSRLRRTPARQSPNASANADGGRPEIQSGEGVRTAFVSSLPLAASSRTRPPHRGGTPSGTSVSSVAYAPSSSTSAALALSLSRSSARRASPSPSVSCSPPVASCAPSCAASSACGVNPFSSVSEALASLASGCLRAPARGMASLSKAEQHRKRMRKMMDKRMLWKPPNVSTRYLRAEADFNVLSVQRPRVRRGGDEGTRGKAIVDFADGASLPAAAARASEAGTERRLLKPHEVAKLVASHEKVTGTRDDKTTAASLRRGHLPSSSRVPQLTARDVDFQKRPEAKDFGFGAAERVFGAAGLYKENDADYYRRFFKDRYRRLDGKENEASRLMKSEAAAADGVRKPPKQRYIPPKKYWYRDNYCSPLPSEVRGLPSLTLKFALMNEARLVKTGRVPLNLPLWRAFEARLLQLASPRTNVRAATLLRALHAMSKVHHPVLPATVEGTIRGLMFRESSLKPQHYVFLYQALARLRYRHVYLVRGLKEMMLSWSVLRNNFLIKAANAICKLDLADHILVQPLRTTLATRIPNFSAGNCRRLKWITVLNLFSDSMTLAFLRVCHKHENVFKDYSRNLQLIELFLRLEKPEVYAQLPVTTQFFLECLRKTHTEDANEDENESDEESDEDDGVEEEAPQFSASSLLQPDQACGSGSSSSASSSLSLAHFLPIPPQTELLGVSASVPESAANTSLAALSAASSCAAASSASADSRESGGLEEASHATPAPSECRSGADDDLVPSPTSSASHPSRTSMALAVSPPASRVGCTYTSPLHQEVSHALAELGVDHSNSVLAGPLRVDMFHAASQTVIETCPVFQFYANSVSFTALSKRRHQLLLAMGFNLVLVPHQRWDAVKSSEEKKKLLLSLLPPHVLRTASHFGVAAPSQF comes from the exons ATGcacgcctccgtcgtctccgcccctGTCTCCCGGggctggcgcgcgagcgcgctcgCAGCCTCCTTGCCCgactcgtcttcctccttctctgcatcCTTGTCTTCACTCTCCACGTCATTCCCGCGTCCTTCTTCGTGTCTCCCCTCGTCCGCTCACCTTTCGTCTTGCTTCTGCAGGAGCCGCCTTCGGAGGACTCCGGCGCGACAATCTCCCAATGCCTCAGCAAATGCCGATGGCGGACGGCCTGAGATCCAGTCTGGCGAGGGAGTGCGGACCGCTTTCGTTTCCTCCCTGCCTCTtgcggcttcctctcgcACTCGCCCTCCGCACCGCGGCGGGACTCCATCCGGGACCTCTGTCTCATCCGTCGCCTACGCcccttcctcgtcgacgTCTGCTGCTTTGGCTCTCAGCCTGAGCCGTTcttcggcgcgtcgcgcgtcgccttcgccgtctgtTTCTTGCTCGCCCCCGGTCGCGTCGTGCGCGCCGTCatgcgcggcttcttcggcgtGTGGCGTTAATCCATTCTCTTCTGTTTCGGAGGCCCTCGCGTCCTTGGCCAGCGGAtgtctgcgggcgccggcgcgcggcatgGCGTCGCTCTCGAAGGCCGAGCAGCACAGGAAGCGCATGCGGAAAATGATGGACAAACGCATGCTGTGGAAGCCGCCAAACGTGTCGAC GCGCTACTTGCGGGCGGAAGCAGATTTCAACGTGCTGAGTGTGCAGCGaccgcgcgtgcggcggggcggagacgaaggcacTCGTGGCAAAGCGATTGTTGACTTCGCTGACGGTGCATCGCttccggcggcagcggcccgTGCAAGCGAGGCAGGCACAGAGCGACGTCTGCTCAAGCCCCACGAG GTTGCAAAACTCGTCGCCTCCCACGAGAAGGTCACAGGCACGCGCGATGATAAAACAACGGCAGCT tCTCTCCGCCGAGGCCACCTACCGTCGTCTTCACGCGTGCCTCAGCTCACGGCGCGGGACGTCGATTTCCAAAA ACGCCCTGAGGCGAAGGACTTTGGCTTTGGCGCTGCGGAGCGAGTCTTCGGTGCGGCAGGGCTCTACAAGGAAAACGACGCCGATTACTACCGACGCTTCTTCAAAGATCGCTATCGGCGGCTTGACG GCAAGGAAAACGAAGCCTCTCGGCTGATGAAGTCTgaagccgctgccgcagacggcgtcCGCAAGCCCCCAAAGCAGCGCTACATCCCTCCCAAGAAATACTG GTACCGTGACAACTActgctcgccgctgccgtctgaagtgcgcggcctgccgaGTCTCACGCTCAAGTTCGCCTTGATGAACGAAGCTCGTCTTGTTAAAACAG GTCGCGTCCCGCTGAATCTGCCGCTGTGGCGGGCCTTCgaggcgcggcttcttcagCTCGCCAGCCCGCGAACAAAcgtccgcgcggcgacgcttctgcgcgcgctgcatgcgatgAGCAAAGTGCATCATCCTGTCCTGCCCGCGACTGTTGAAGGAACGATCAG GGGCCTGATGTTTCGCGAGTCGAGCTTGAAGCCGCAGCACTACGTCTTCCTCTACCAA gccctcgcgcgcctgcgctacCGCCACGTCTACCTCGTTCGCGGCTTGAAGGAGATGATGCTTTCCTGGTCGGTTCTGCGAAACAACTTCCTCATCAAG GCGGCCAACGCCATCTGCAAGCTCGACCTCGCCGATCACATCCTCGTTCAGCCTCTGCGAACTACGCTTGCGACTCGGATTCCAAATTTCTCAG CGGGGAACTGCCGGCGCCTGAAGTGGATTACTGTGCTCAATTTGTTTTCTGACTCGATGACGCTCGCtttccttcgcgtctgccaCAAGCACGAGAACGTCTTCAAGGACTATTCGCGCAACTTGCAGCTCATCGAGCTCTTCTTGCGTCTTGAGAAGCCTGAGGTgtacgcgcagctgccggtgACCACGCAGTTCTTCCTCGAGTGTCTCCGGAAAACGCACACAGAAG ATGCAAATGAGGATGAGAACGAGAGTGACGAAGAGTCcgatgaagacgacggcgtTGAGGAAGAAGCTCCGCagttctccgcctcgtctctgctcCAGCCTGACCAAGCTTGCGGCAGCGGATCGTCGTCatcggcctcctcgtccctgAGTCTTGCGCACTTTCTCCCCATCCCGCCTCAAACTGAGCTGCTGGgtgtctctgcctctgtACCCGAATCCGCGGCAAATACTTCGCTAGCTGcgctgtctgctgcgtcctcgtgtgcggcggcgtcttctgcatCTGCGGATTCGCGCGAATCAGGAGGCTTGGAAGAAGCTTCGCACGccacgcccgcgccgtcggaATGCCGCAGCGGAGCCGACGACGATTTAGTGCCTTCCCCCACTTCCTCTGCATCCCACCCTTCTCGGACGTCCATGGCGCTCGCTGTGTCGCCTCCGGCTTCACGCGTCGGGTGTACCTACACCTCGCCGCTGCACCAGGAAGTCAgccacgcgctcgcggagctcgGCGTTGATCACTCCAATTCGGTTTTGGCAG GACCGCTGCGCGTGGACATGTTTCACGCGGCTTCGCAAACTGTCATTGAGACGTGCCCCGTTTTCCAGTTTTATGCGAACAGCGTCAGCTTCACAGCTCTCAGCAAGCG GCGACACCAGCTGCTCCTGGCCATGGGATTCAATCTCGTTCTTGTTCCGCACCAGCGCTGGGACGCTGTTAAGtccagcgaagagaagaagaagctgcttctctctctaCTTCCTCCTCATGTTCTTCGCACTGCATCGCATTTCGgtgtcgctgcgccgtcACAGTTCTAG